A stretch of Flavobacterium sp. N1994 DNA encodes these proteins:
- a CDS encoding adenylate kinase, with product MINIVLFGKPGAGKGTQAEFLKGKYNLTHLSTGDIFRYNIKNDTELGQLAKTFMDKGDLVPDQVTIQMLQSEVDKNPQSAGFLFDGFPRTLAQADALDKFLESKGQSITATVALEADDEILVQRLLERGKTSGRPDDQDEEKIRNRYDEYNQKTAPLMHYYNAQGKFHKVDGIGSIEEVTQRLSQVIDNL from the coding sequence ATGATTAACATCGTTCTTTTCGGAAAACCAGGTGCAGGAAAAGGCACACAAGCTGAATTTTTAAAAGGAAAATACAATCTAACCCATCTTTCGACGGGAGATATTTTTAGATACAATATTAAGAATGATACCGAGTTGGGGCAATTGGCTAAAACCTTCATGGATAAAGGTGATTTAGTTCCAGATCAAGTGACCATTCAAATGCTTCAAAGTGAAGTCGATAAAAATCCACAGTCTGCTGGTTTTTTGTTTGATGGTTTCCCAAGAACGTTAGCGCAAGCCGATGCATTAGATAAATTCTTAGAATCAAAAGGACAAAGCATAACGGCTACCGTAGCGTTAGAAGCCGATGATGAAATTTTAGTACAACGTTTGTTAGAAAGAGGGAAAACTTCTGGTAGACCAGACGATCAAGACGAAGAAAAAATTAGAAATCGCTACGACGAATACAATCAAAAAACCGCACCATTGATGCATTATTATAACGCACAAGGCAAATTCCACAAAGTGGATGGTATCGGTTCTATAGAAGAAGTAACACAACGATTAAGCCAAGTAATCGACAACCTATAA
- a CDS encoding hemolysin family protein, with protein sequence MSEIALISARKTRLETAAKKGNTNAKVALDLANSPNKFLSTVQIGITLIGILTGIYSGDKITHDVQGYIATFPVLKPYSVSIGVGIVVVILTFFSLVLGELLPKRIGLNYPEAIAKGVAVPMKMVSIVTMPFIWLLTKSTDGILNLLKIKPTADGKVTEEEIKAIIKEGTEGGEVQEIEQDIVERVFHIGDRKINSLMTHRQSIVYLSHDDSVAELKAKVLDELHSVYPVCKENLDDVEGIVLLKDLFAGFEKGPFDLKAITKEPVYLIEHTSAYKALENFKKSKVHYALVTDEYGVFQGIITLNDILEALVGDASDFDEDEYQLIAREDGTWLVDGLYSLHDFLTFFDMDELTNDYEVTTLSGLIMTEMGKIPTTGEKLIWNKFELEIIDMDGVKIDKVLVKALKE encoded by the coding sequence ATGTCGGAAATCGCGCTGATATCGGCTCGTAAAACCCGTTTGGAAACAGCTGCTAAAAAAGGAAATACCAATGCTAAAGTGGCTCTAGACTTGGCTAATTCTCCGAACAAATTTCTATCTACGGTTCAAATCGGAATTACTTTGATTGGAATTTTAACAGGGATTTATTCTGGCGATAAAATCACGCACGATGTTCAAGGGTATATTGCTACTTTTCCAGTATTGAAACCCTATTCTGTGAGTATCGGTGTAGGTATCGTTGTAGTGATATTGACTTTTTTCTCTTTAGTTTTAGGCGAATTATTACCCAAAAGAATCGGACTCAATTACCCAGAAGCAATAGCTAAAGGTGTCGCTGTTCCCATGAAAATGGTCTCTATAGTGACGATGCCCTTTATTTGGTTATTGACTAAATCAACCGATGGAATACTGAATCTTTTAAAAATAAAACCCACCGCCGACGGAAAAGTTACCGAAGAAGAAATCAAAGCTATCATCAAAGAAGGAACCGAAGGGGGCGAAGTACAAGAAATTGAACAAGATATTGTTGAGCGTGTGTTTCACATTGGTGACCGAAAAATAAATTCATTAATGACCCACCGTCAATCGATAGTATATCTTTCCCATGACGATAGCGTTGCCGAATTAAAAGCAAAAGTGTTAGACGAATTGCATTCGGTTTATCCTGTTTGCAAAGAAAATCTAGACGACGTCGAAGGAATTGTTTTATTGAAAGATTTATTTGCCGGATTTGAAAAAGGGCCTTTCGATTTAAAAGCCATTACCAAAGAACCAGTATATTTAATAGAACATACATCAGCTTATAAAGCTTTGGAGAATTTCAAAAAGTCTAAAGTGCATTATGCCTTGGTTACTGATGAATACGGAGTTTTTCAAGGTATCATTACTTTGAATGATATCTTAGAAGCTTTGGTGGGAGATGCGTCCGATTTTGATGAAGATGAATACCAATTAATAGCTCGCGAAGACGGGACATGGTTAGTAGACGGATTGTATTCCTTACATGATTTCCTAACCTTTTTCGATATGGATGAGTTGACGAACGATTATGAAGTAACCACATTAAGCGGACTAATCATGACCGAAATGGGTAAGATACCCACTACTGGAGAAAAACTCATTTGGAACAAATTTGAATTAGAAATCATCGATATGGATGGTGTTAAGATTGATAAAGTGCTAGTTAAAGCATTAAAAGAATAG
- the obgE gene encoding GTPase ObgE, which produces MTEGNFVDYVKIYVSSGKGGKGSSHLHREKFIEKGGPDGGDGGRGGHVILKGNKGLWTLFHLKFARHVKAGHGGDGGSSRSTGHDGEDKVIEVPLGTVVRDKETDEILFEITEHGEERILAKGGKGGLGNWNFRSSTNQTPRYAQPGMPTEEMDVILELKVLADVGLVGFPNAGKSTLLSVLTSAKPKIADYPFTTLKPNLGIVAYREFKSFIMADIPGIIQGAAEGKGLGHYFLRHIERNSTLLFLVPADAEDIKKEYEILLDELRRYNPEMLDKDKLIVVSKCDMLDDELKAELKAQLDKEFKGTPYLFISSVANQGLTELKDKLWEMLNVDAEEPENSHGI; this is translated from the coding sequence ATGACAGAAGGTAACTTTGTAGACTACGTAAAAATATATGTTTCTTCCGGAAAAGGAGGGAAGGGTTCTTCTCACTTGCACCGAGAAAAATTTATTGAAAAAGGAGGACCTGATGGCGGAGATGGAGGTCGTGGAGGACACGTAATTCTAAAAGGCAATAAAGGACTTTGGACTTTGTTTCACCTTAAATTCGCACGTCACGTCAAAGCGGGACACGGTGGCGATGGAGGAAGTTCTCGAAGTACAGGTCATGATGGAGAAGATAAAGTAATCGAAGTGCCATTAGGAACTGTAGTGCGCGATAAAGAAACAGATGAAATTCTATTCGAAATTACAGAACATGGCGAAGAAAGAATATTAGCCAAAGGGGGTAAAGGAGGCTTAGGAAACTGGAACTTTAGAAGTTCTACCAATCAAACGCCACGTTATGCACAACCGGGTATGCCTACCGAAGAAATGGATGTCATATTAGAATTAAAAGTGTTAGCCGATGTTGGTTTAGTAGGGTTTCCCAATGCTGGAAAATCCACTTTACTTTCTGTGTTAACATCAGCCAAACCTAAGATTGCCGATTATCCTTTTACTACTTTGAAACCTAATTTAGGTATCGTAGCTTATCGTGAATTCAAATCGTTCATCATGGCGGATATCCCCGGAATTATTCAAGGAGCTGCTGAAGGGAAAGGATTAGGACATTACTTCCTAAGACACATCGAGCGTAACTCAACATTATTATTTCTAGTGCCAGCCGATGCTGAAGATATCAAAAAAGAGTATGAAATCTTGCTTGACGAATTACGTCGCTACAACCCAGAAATGTTGGATAAAGACAAACTAATTGTGGTTTCCAAATGCGATATGCTTGATGACGAACTTAAAGCCGAACTCAAAGCACAACTCGATAAAGAATTCAAAGGAACACCTTATCTCTTCATTTCCTCAGTAGCTAACCAAGGGCTAACCGAACTAAAAGACAAACTTTGGGAAATGCTAAACGTAGATGCCGAAGAACCTGAAAATAGTCATGGTATATAA
- a CDS encoding S46 family peptidase, producing MKRIIVSAIVALLLLPTTMKADEGMWFLMFIERLNHRDMQKEGLKLTSEEIYSINHHSLKDAVVQFNGGCTAEIVSKDGLVLTNHHCGYDAIAELSTADNNLLKNGFWAPNRAAEKHPETSLFVRFFVRMDDVSKRILAKVTPSMSEADREKAINAEIALIEKENNEGGKYTVSVRSFFQGNEYYYFVYQDYKDVRLVGVPPESLGKFGGDTDNWEWPRHTADFSMFRVYADKDGNPAAYSESNVPLQPKHYLPVNLSGVKENDFAMILGYPGRTNRWMPAGGIEQNVKFAYPAWVEGAKTGMDNMKKYMDQSDALRLVYASKYASTANYWKNRQGMIDALSKFGTAKSKAAQEAKFDKWANKPENKAKYGNVVTNINKYYALTNEKSRHDNYLQQLFRTSATGSVARSLGKLLDAYTKADETKRAALKENVLAVASKFFEDTYLPAEKDILTAQLELYSTKSAGYPLAPSVLALQKSNQGKGFKNYVDATFNLSIFSSLDRVKAFIEYPSQGLLDNDPLYSLSTDLIAYSNVKSDAIAKAKDAFDASFRLLVEGLRESKIGDIKYPDANSTLRLTYGKVRSLPADKRNDASINNYTTLDGQVKKYKKGDEEFDLPTKVLEMNKKKDYGRYADKDGSLHVNFLTDNDITGGNSGSPVLNGKGELIGIAFDGNIEAMAGDVIFDKKLQRTINVDIRYVLWVIENFSGAKNIVDEMTLVK from the coding sequence ATGAAGAGAATTATTGTATCGGCAATCGTGGCACTACTATTACTACCAACGACCATGAAAGCCGACGAAGGAATGTGGTTCCTAATGTTTATCGAACGTTTAAACCACCGCGACATGCAAAAGGAAGGACTAAAGTTGACTTCTGAAGAAATCTACAGCATCAACCACCACAGTCTTAAAGACGCCGTAGTACAATTCAACGGTGGATGTACTGCAGAAATTGTTTCCAAAGATGGTTTAGTATTAACCAATCACCACTGTGGATATGATGCCATCGCAGAATTATCAACCGCCGACAACAACTTACTAAAAAACGGTTTTTGGGCACCAAACAGAGCTGCTGAAAAACATCCAGAAACTAGCTTATTCGTGCGCTTCTTTGTTCGTATGGATGATGTTTCCAAAAGAATTTTAGCCAAAGTTACCCCATCGATGTCGGAAGCCGATAGAGAAAAAGCCATCAATGCTGAAATTGCCCTTATCGAAAAAGAAAACAACGAAGGCGGAAAATATACCGTTTCTGTAAGATCCTTTTTCCAAGGAAATGAATACTACTATTTCGTTTACCAAGACTATAAAGATGTTCGTTTAGTAGGAGTACCACCAGAAAGTTTAGGAAAATTTGGTGGAGACACCGACAACTGGGAATGGCCACGTCATACTGCAGACTTCTCTATGTTCCGTGTTTATGCTGATAAAGACGGGAATCCAGCAGCGTATTCAGAAAGTAATGTTCCATTGCAACCAAAACACTATTTGCCTGTAAATCTTAGTGGCGTAAAAGAAAATGATTTCGCTATGATACTAGGCTATCCTGGTAGAACCAACCGTTGGATGCCAGCAGGAGGTATTGAACAAAACGTTAAGTTTGCCTATCCAGCGTGGGTTGAAGGAGCCAAAACTGGAATGGATAACATGAAAAAATACATGGACCAAAGTGATGCGCTTCGTTTAGTGTATGCATCTAAATACGCCTCAACTGCTAACTATTGGAAAAATCGTCAAGGAATGATTGATGCCTTATCGAAATTTGGTACCGCCAAATCAAAAGCAGCACAAGAAGCCAAATTTGATAAATGGGCCAATAAGCCAGAAAATAAAGCCAAATACGGTAACGTGGTAACCAATATCAATAAGTACTACGCCTTGACCAACGAGAAGTCAAGACACGACAATTATTTACAACAATTATTCAGAACTAGTGCTACAGGGAGTGTTGCTAGATCCTTAGGTAAACTTTTAGACGCTTACACTAAAGCTGATGAAACAAAACGTGCAGCTTTGAAAGAGAACGTTCTAGCGGTTGCCAGTAAATTCTTTGAAGACACTTATCTACCAGCTGAAAAAGATATTTTAACGGCTCAATTAGAGTTGTATTCGACTAAATCGGCAGGATATCCTTTAGCACCATCAGTACTTGCTTTACAAAAAAGCAATCAAGGGAAAGGGTTCAAAAACTATGTAGACGCGACTTTCAATTTGAGTATCTTCTCCTCGCTTGATAGAGTAAAAGCTTTCATTGAATACCCAAGTCAAGGATTATTAGACAATGATCCGTTGTATAGTTTGTCTACTGATTTGATTGCTTATTCCAATGTAAAATCGGATGCCATTGCGAAAGCTAAAGATGCTTTTGATGCTTCTTTCAGATTGTTAGTAGAAGGTTTAAGAGAATCTAAAATTGGCGATATCAAATATCCAGATGCTAACTCTACGCTACGTTTAACTTACGGAAAAGTACGTTCGTTACCAGCTGACAAACGAAACGATGCTTCCATCAACAATTACACAACCCTAGACGGACAAGTCAAAAAGTATAAAAAAGGAGATGAAGAATTCGACTTGCCTACCAAAGTTTTGGAAATGAACAAAAAGAAAGACTACGGGCGATATGCGGATAAAGACGGAAGCCTACACGTCAACTTCTTAACCGATAACGACATCACAGGAGGAAACTCAGGTTCGCCAGTACTTAACGGAAAAGGGGAACTAATAGGAATAGCCTTTGACGGAAATATCGAAGCCATGGCAGGAGATGTTATCTTCGATAAAAAATTACAAAGAACCATCAACGTTGACATTCGTTATGTACTTTGGGTTATCGAGAACTTCTCGGGAGCCAAAAATATTGTAGACGAAATGACCTTGGTGAAATAA
- a CDS encoding tetratricopeptide repeat protein has translation MKKLLCLIFFVSTMTFSQTNFEKAEKLFSQEKYAMAKPIFESILLEDPHHLKTLEYLGDIEGINKSWDKAMSYYGKLKILKPSNANYYYKYGGCLGMKAKESNKFKALGMISDIKFHFEKAIQLNPNHIEARWALIELYLQLPGIVGGSERKAENYAAELLKISPVDGYLAKGHIAEYFERYKEAEKQYSKAIAISGSKTSYQKLADLYKNKMNQPQKAKILLENYQERNKS, from the coding sequence ATGAAAAAGTTACTTTGTCTTATTTTTTTTGTTTCCACCATGACCTTCTCACAAACTAATTTTGAGAAAGCTGAGAAGTTGTTTAGCCAAGAGAAATATGCTATGGCTAAACCAATCTTTGAGAGCATTTTACTTGAAGATCCCCATCATCTTAAAACATTAGAATACCTAGGCGATATAGAAGGAATTAACAAATCTTGGGATAAAGCTATGAGTTATTATGGCAAATTAAAAATACTCAAACCTTCGAATGCCAATTACTATTATAAATACGGGGGGTGCCTCGGAATGAAAGCAAAAGAGAGCAACAAATTCAAAGCACTCGGAATGATAAGCGATATCAAATTCCATTTTGAAAAAGCCATTCAGCTCAATCCAAATCACATAGAAGCGCGTTGGGCATTAATCGAATTATACCTTCAACTTCCAGGAATTGTTGGAGGAAGTGAACGCAAGGCTGAAAATTATGCTGCTGAATTATTAAAAATTTCTCCTGTTGATGGCTATCTTGCCAAAGGCCATATTGCTGAGTATTTTGAAAGATACAAAGAAGCCGAAAAACAATACAGTAAAGCGATTGCCATAAGTGGTTCTAAAACCAGCTATCAAAAATTAGCCGATTTATATAAGAACAAAATGAATCAGCCACAAAAAGCCAAAATACTTTTAGAAAATTATCAAGAACGAAACAAATCATAA
- a CDS encoding UDP-N-acetylmuramate--L-alanine ligase, producing MRTHFIAIGGAAMHNLALALHNKGYQVTGSDDAIFEPSKSRLEKKGLLPVELGWFPEKITADIEAIILGMHAKADNPELLKAQALGLKIYSYPEFLYEQSKNKTRVVIGGSHGKTTITSMILHVMHYHNIEVDYMVGAQLEGFDTMVHLTHENDFIVLEGDEYLSSPIDRRPKFHLYQPNIALLSGIAWDHINVFPTFDNYVEQFEIFVNQITKGGILVYNEEDETVKKVAEETTNTIRRLPYQTPSYTVEDGTTLLDTPEGPMPIEVFGAHNLNNLAGAKWICQNMGVDEADFYEAIASFKGASKRLEKIAEGKGKVAYKDFAHSPSKVAATTKAVKAQYPNRKLVACLELHTYSSLNPEFLKEYEGALDAADVAVVFYSPDAVKIKQLEEITYDQIAQSFKRNDLIIYTDPAAFKDFLFNYDLNNSALLLMSSGNYGGLNFDEVKGLIN from the coding sequence ATGAGAACTCATTTTATAGCCATTGGTGGAGCCGCCATGCACAATTTGGCATTAGCCTTACACAACAAAGGATATCAAGTTACAGGAAGCGATGACGCCATTTTTGAACCTTCCAAATCCAGATTAGAAAAGAAAGGATTATTACCAGTCGAGTTGGGTTGGTTTCCAGAAAAAATCACTGCAGATATAGAAGCTATCATTCTCGGAATGCATGCCAAAGCCGATAATCCTGAGTTGTTAAAAGCGCAAGCACTAGGATTAAAAATCTATTCTTATCCAGAGTTTCTTTACGAACAATCTAAAAACAAAACGAGGGTTGTTATTGGAGGGTCTCACGGAAAAACAACTATTACATCCATGATTCTTCACGTGATGCATTATCATAATATCGAAGTGGATTATATGGTAGGCGCTCAATTAGAAGGGTTTGACACCATGGTACATCTAACCCATGAAAATGATTTTATTGTTTTAGAAGGTGATGAATATTTGTCATCACCTATAGACAGAAGGCCAAAGTTTCATTTGTACCAACCTAATATCGCTTTGCTTTCGGGGATTGCTTGGGATCATATCAATGTGTTTCCAACCTTTGATAATTATGTAGAGCAGTTTGAAATTTTTGTCAACCAAATTACTAAAGGTGGAATTCTAGTCTATAACGAAGAGGACGAAACGGTTAAAAAAGTAGCCGAAGAAACCACCAATACCATCCGAAGATTGCCTTATCAAACGCCAAGTTATACTGTTGAAGATGGAACTACTTTACTAGACACTCCAGAGGGACCAATGCCAATTGAGGTTTTCGGAGCACATAATCTAAATAACCTAGCCGGAGCCAAATGGATTTGCCAAAACATGGGCGTAGATGAAGCCGATTTCTACGAAGCCATTGCAAGTTTCAAAGGTGCCAGCAAGCGTTTAGAAAAAATAGCTGAAGGAAAAGGTAAAGTAGCTTATAAAGATTTTGCTCATTCGCCAAGTAAAGTTGCAGCCACCACTAAAGCCGTAAAAGCACAATATCCCAATAGAAAGCTAGTGGCCTGTTTAGAGTTGCATACTTATAGCAGTTTGAATCCTGAATTCTTAAAAGAATATGAAGGCGCTCTTGATGCGGCAGATGTTGCTGTAGTGTTCTATTCGCCAGATGCGGTCAAAATAAAACAGCTTGAAGAAATAACGTATGATCAAATTGCGCAATCTTTCAAACGCAACGATTTGATTATTTACACAGATCCAGCAGCGTTTAAGGATTTCCTTTTCAATTACGATTTGAATAACTCAGCCTTACTCTTAATGAGTTCGGGGAATTATGGCGGATTGAATTTTGATGAGGTGAAGGGATTGATTAATTAA
- the radC gene encoding RadC family protein: protein MSEQNFSIKHWAEDDKPREKLMLKGKTALSDAELVAILIGSGSRNESAVGLSKRILASVDNNLNALGKLSLKQLLEFKGIGEAKAVTITAALELGRRRRIEESVELQKITSSKAVFEIMQPIIGELPHEEFWVLYLNNSNKVIYKSQLSKGGITGTVVDVRLIFKTALEHNATSVILSHNHPSGKLQASDADKEITKKLKLAGEQLDIKVLDHIIITENGYYSFQDEGIF, encoded by the coding sequence ATGAGTGAACAAAATTTCTCTATAAAACATTGGGCAGAAGATGATAAGCCACGGGAAAAGCTAATGCTAAAAGGTAAAACAGCTTTGAGCGATGCCGAGTTGGTTGCCATCCTAATTGGTTCTGGAAGTCGGAATGAAAGTGCTGTTGGATTAAGCAAAAGAATACTCGCGAGTGTTGATAATAACCTAAATGCGTTAGGTAAATTATCGTTGAAGCAATTACTAGAATTTAAAGGAATAGGAGAGGCGAAAGCAGTAACGATAACCGCTGCCTTAGAATTAGGGAGAAGACGCAGAATAGAAGAGTCGGTTGAGTTGCAAAAAATAACTTCCAGCAAAGCCGTTTTTGAAATCATGCAACCTATAATAGGGGAGTTGCCTCATGAAGAATTTTGGGTGTTGTATCTCAACAATTCCAATAAAGTAATTTATAAATCGCAGTTGTCTAAAGGCGGAATTACTGGAACCGTAGTGGATGTGCGATTAATTTTCAAAACCGCTTTGGAACACAATGCTACTTCCGTAATTTTGTCACACAATCATCCTTCCGGAAAGTTGCAAGCCAGTGATGCTGATAAGGAAATTACCAAGAAATTAAAATTGGCAGGAGAACAATTAGACATTAAAGTATTAGACCATATTATCATTACTGAAAACGGATATTACAGCTTTCAAGACGAAGGCATTTTTTAA
- a CDS encoding YjjG family noncanonical pyrimidine nucleotidase has translation MKHITDIFFDLDHTLWDFDKNSILAFDKIFREHHPTIDTNAFIEVYAPINQACWKLYQVDKITHEELRYNRLKQSFDRIEYAISDEAIDKIAHDYIEFLPDNNQLFEGAIEILDYLEPKYNLHIITNGFAEVQQRKINNSGLQHYFKTITNSEMAGVKKPHRNIFEFALSLANVAKENAIMIGDCIDADVRGALDFGMKAVLFDEKEIHNIHGVVTIKHLLELKNMM, from the coding sequence ATGAAACACATCACCGACATCTTTTTCGATTTAGATCATACGCTTTGGGATTTTGATAAAAATTCAATCTTAGCCTTTGACAAAATCTTTAGGGAACATCATCCTACCATTGATACTAATGCTTTTATAGAAGTCTATGCTCCTATAAATCAAGCCTGTTGGAAATTGTATCAAGTCGATAAAATCACCCATGAGGAATTGCGTTATAACAGATTGAAGCAATCTTTCGATAGGATTGAATATGCTATTTCTGATGAAGCTATTGATAAAATAGCACATGATTATATTGAATTCTTACCGGATAATAATCAACTGTTTGAGGGTGCTATTGAAATTTTGGATTACTTGGAACCTAAGTACAATTTGCACATTATTACTAATGGTTTTGCTGAGGTTCAACAGCGAAAAATCAATAATTCAGGATTGCAGCATTATTTTAAAACGATAACAAATTCGGAAATGGCGGGTGTAAAAAAACCACACCGTAACATATTTGAATTTGCTTTATCTTTGGCTAATGTTGCTAAAGAGAATGCCATTATGATTGGTGATTGTATCGATGCTGACGTGCGTGGTGCATTAGATTTTGGAATGAAAGCTGTTTTGTTTGATGAAAAAGAAATCCATAATATCCATGGCGTTGTAACTATAAAGCATTTATTAGAATTAAAAAATATGATGTAA
- a CDS encoding replication-associated recombination protein A, with product MEAPLAERIRPQRLEDYISQLHLVGENGSLTQQIVRGIIPSMIFWGSPGTGKTTLAQIIAKQSNRPFYELSAINSGVKDIRDVIEKAKLSGGLFTAKNPILFIDEIHRFSKSQQDSLLAAVEKGWITLIGATTENPSFEVIPALLSRCQVYILNPFSKEDLLALLERAMKEDQIISTKKIKLKETEALLRLSGGDGRKLLNIFELVVNASPEGQITITNDKVLELVQQNTVLYDKTGEQHYDIVSAFIKSIRGSDPNGAVYWLARMIEGGEDVKFIARRMLILSSEDIGNANPTAFIMANNTFQAVSTIGYPESRIILSQCAVYLATSAKSNASYMAIGEAQALVKQTGDLSVPIHLRNAPTKLMKELGYGEEYQYSHSYENNFSEQEYLPDEIKNTAFYKPGNNARENELRNFLKNRWKDKYGY from the coding sequence ATGGAAGCACCACTTGCCGAACGCATCAGACCACAACGATTAGAGGACTACATTAGCCAACTTCACTTGGTGGGTGAAAATGGTTCTCTAACGCAACAAATTGTTCGTGGCATTATTCCGTCTATGATATTTTGGGGCTCACCAGGTACGGGGAAAACCACTTTAGCACAAATTATAGCCAAACAAAGCAATCGCCCTTTTTATGAACTTAGTGCTATCAATAGTGGCGTGAAAGACATCCGGGATGTGATTGAAAAAGCGAAACTCAGTGGCGGATTGTTTACTGCCAAAAATCCTATTTTGTTTATAGATGAGATTCATCGGTTTAGTAAATCGCAGCAAGATTCACTTTTAGCAGCGGTTGAAAAAGGGTGGATAACGCTTATTGGCGCAACAACAGAAAATCCAAGTTTCGAAGTCATTCCAGCACTTTTGTCACGTTGTCAGGTTTATATTCTGAATCCGTTTTCTAAAGAAGATTTGTTGGCGTTGTTAGAAAGAGCGATGAAGGAAGACCAAATCATTTCGACCAAAAAAATAAAATTAAAAGAAACCGAAGCGCTCCTTAGACTTTCGGGTGGTGATGGACGCAAACTATTAAATATTTTTGAACTCGTGGTAAATGCAAGCCCTGAGGGTCAAATTACCATAACCAACGATAAAGTTTTAGAATTGGTACAGCAAAACACGGTACTCTACGACAAAACAGGAGAACAACATTATGATATTGTTTCAGCATTTATAAAATCCATTCGAGGAAGTGACCCTAATGGAGCGGTATATTGGTTAGCTCGAATGATTGAAGGCGGTGAAGATGTGAAATTCATAGCAAGAAGAATGTTGATTTTATCGAGCGAAGATATTGGCAATGCGAATCCAACGGCGTTTATTATGGCGAACAATACCTTTCAGGCAGTTTCTACCATTGGTTATCCTGAAAGCCGAATTATCCTAAGTCAATGTGCAGTTTATTTAGCTACTTCAGCAAAAAGTAATGCAAGTTATATGGCAATAGGTGAAGCGCAGGCCTTAGTAAAACAAACTGGCGATTTATCGGTGCCCATTCATTTGCGAAATGCTCCTACTAAACTTATGAAAGAATTAGGGTATGGGGAAGAATACCAATACTCGCATAGTTATGAAAATAATTTTTCGGAGCAAGAATATTTGCCTGATGAAATCAAAAATACGGCTTTCTACAAACCAGGGAATAACGCTCGAGAAAACGAATTGCGCAATTTCCTAAAGAATCGATGGAAAGATAAGTATGGATATTAA
- a CDS encoding rhomboid family intramembrane serine protease, protein MNDYHNFKFTPSVWIVPSLLLIMIWAVFFFEHSFAIDLSSHGILPRTLTGLQGVIFSPFLHGDLNHIANNSIPLFILTTALIYFYRDVSLKVLFYGILLSGIITWVIGRDSFHIGASSLIYVLVSFIFFKGMMTQYYRLMALSLTVVMLYGGMIWYVFPEVDKQISWEGHLAGLITGFFFAIRFKTPDYVKATQYPWEKPDFNPEEDPFMKRFDEHGNFVNTPKPEEIVEEATSVLPQYVYVYKQATNDDKENE, encoded by the coding sequence ATGAACGATTACCATAATTTTAAGTTTACCCCTTCGGTTTGGATTGTACCTTCGTTACTGCTTATTATGATATGGGCTGTTTTCTTTTTTGAACATAGCTTTGCAATTGATTTATCCTCACACGGTATTTTACCAAGAACCTTAACTGGATTGCAAGGCGTTATTTTTAGCCCGTTTTTGCATGGAGATTTGAATCATATTGCCAACAATTCTATTCCGTTATTTATCCTAACAACAGCTTTAATTTATTTTTATCGAGACGTTTCTTTGAAAGTATTGTTCTATGGGATTTTGCTTTCTGGAATTATAACTTGGGTAATAGGCAGAGACTCTTTTCATATAGGGGCTAGTAGTTTGATTTATGTTCTAGTTTCCTTTATTTTCTTCAAAGGAATGATGACCCAATATTACCGATTGATGGCGTTATCCCTTACAGTAGTGATGCTCTATGGCGGAATGATTTGGTATGTTTTTCCCGAAGTGGATAAACAAATCTCTTGGGAGGGACATCTGGCAGGTTTGATTACTGGTTTTTTCTTTGCGATAAGATTTAAAACCCCCGATTATGTAAAAGCAACACAATATCCTTGGGAGAAACCCGATTTTAATCCGGAAGAAGACCCTTTTATGAAACGATTTGATGAGCATGGTAACTTTGTTAATACACCAAAACCTGAAGAAATTGTTGAAGAGGCAACATCCGTTCTGCCTCAATATGTTTATGTTTATAAGCAAGCTACTAACGATGACAAGGAAAACGAATAG